The window TAACCAACAGGCACATCATGGCGCCACTTTCGCGAAGTTGACCCCGCGCTCCCTCATCATGCCGTCAAGTCCACCAAAATTTTCAGTACGAAGGCACTGCAAATCCCTGCTGCCAGATCATCGGCCATGACGCCCCAGCCTCCTGGCAAACGCTGTTCCAGCCACACGATTGGCCAGGGTTTGACGCGATCGAACAGACGAAAACAGACAAATCCCAGCACCACCCAGAACCAGTCGAAGGGCACCCACAGCATGGCCAGAAGAAAACCGGCCACTTCATCGACCACCACTTCGGAAGGGGCTGCCTGGCCCAGGATACGCACGGCCGCATGGGCCGCCCAGATGCCCAGGATGGTCAACACCAACAATCCCACCAGCAAGGATTTCTCGCCGTGTTGTCGCAACAACAGGTAGAGCGGCACGGCACCCAGGATACCAATCGTTCCGGGTGCCCACAGAATCCGACCGGTACCACCCCAGGTTGCCAGAAACATGGCCAGGGGATCCGTGTATTGATTGGCTGTCTTGAAGGCGATTTTCCTTCCTCCTGTGAACGGGGTTCTCACGAGGTGATGAGCAGAACTCGTGGTCCAACGATCAGCATTTTTTGTGCCGAAAGGGGAAGCAGGGAGGATCAGGGAGATGGGGAGAGGGGTGAGGTCCTTCGATGTCAAAAATTCTGCCAATCTGTCAAAATCATGTTCAAATCCGTCTGGATCGGGTCGGGTCATCCCTGGGTTCAAATAGCTGTTTGCAGAATGGCTGCAATGCGTTCCTCGAAATTTTCCTCGACAGGTTTACTGATGAACCCGCTGCAGCCACTTTCCATGGCCTGGTTTTCATCCCGGGACAGCACGCCAGCTGTCACGGCGACAATACGTCCCGTATACCCTTTCCGGCGCAGTTCACGGACGGCTTCATGGCCGTCCATGACCGGCATGTGCATGTCGAAAAGCACCAGATCATATTGACCGGCAAGGGTTTTTTCCATGCCTTCCAGGCCGTTGGCGGCCTCGTCCACCGTGTGATCGGCAAATTCGAGCCGAAACCGCAGCACGGCACGAATATCCGGTTGATCATCGACGATCAGAATGCGGGCCATTCACGTCTCCTCTTGGGTTGGAATGGTAAAACGGAATGTACCCGGTTGATCATCGACGATCAGAATGCGGGCCATTCACGTCTCCTCTCGGGTTGGAATTGTGAAACGGAATGTGGAACCGGTGCCGGGTGCGCTGACAACCGAGATTGTGCCACCGGAAATTTCGACCAGTTTTTTGGTGATGGTCAGGCCCAGGCCAGTGCCGCCGGCCCGCCGGGTCGTGGAGCCATCCACCTGATGAAACCGCTCGAAAATGTGATCCAATTCATGGGCCGGAATGCCGATTCCGGTATCCATGACAGTGAATTCGACAAATTTTTCAACGGGTTTCATGGTTACATGGACCTCACCCCGGTCGGTAAATTTGATGGCATTCCCGACCAGATTGATGAGAATCTGGCGCAGTCGGGTTGCATCGGCCAGGAGATGGGTCTTTGTGAGTGTGCCGACCAGTTGCAGGTTTTTTTCATCGGCCTTGACGCGCAGGGCATCCAGGACACCCTGCACGACCTCTTCCGCATCGATGACCTGCAAATCCAGCGTCAATTTTCCTGCTTCAATCTTGGAAATGTCCAGAAGATCGTTGATGAGCGTCAGGAGATGTTCCCCGTTGCGTTTCATTTCTCGGGCCATGTTGCCGATTTGTTGCACAAACCTGGCAAACTCCTCGGCTTCCGGCGTACCGGTCAGGGCCATGGCCAGCTTTTTGGCGGTTGGAATTTTTTTTTCGGATTGACCGAGCAACGGCAGATATCCGAGGATTACCGTCAGCGGGGTGCGCAGCTCGTGGCTCATGGTATTGAGAAATTCCGATTTGGCCCGATTGGCTTCTTCTGCGACATTCTTGGCGGCAAGCAGTTCACTTTCTGTTTGTTTCCGATCGGTGATATCGACAACACAGCCGACGAAGATATGTTCTTCGCCAACGTGCGCTTCGCCGACGGCCAGCCAGAGTGGGAAGGTACTGCCATCCTGGCGTTGCCCGGTTACCTCCCGGCCACCGACTTTGATGATGCGGGATTTTCTCGTCTGAATATAACGTTCGACATAGCTGTCGTGTTCTGAATGGTAGGGGTCGGGCATGAGCATTTTAACGTTTTTTCCGAAGACCTCCGCCAGCGTGTAGCCAAAAATTTTTTCCGCTGCCGGGTTGAAAGTGATGATGCGTCGCGCCGTGTCCATGGTGATGATGCCATTGACGGCGGTATCCAGGATGGCGCGGGTTCTTGATTCATTGATGGAGAGATCCGCTGTGATTTTCTGTGCCATTTTGACCGCCTGGTCGCGTGAACGGGACAGATTGCGAATCATGGCAAACAACAGAATACTGGATGCCATGCCGCCGACCAGCACGATGAATTGCTTTTCCCGATCCACGCTGGCATCGAATACGGCGGTACTTTGCAGCTCCATCTGCCAGGCATGACCGGCGATGGTCAGGAGTTCCCTGTGGACGAATGTTCCGGGAATTCTGCCTGGAGAATTCCCGCGCCACGAGTCGTACAGCACGCTTTCCGGATCGATGGTGTCGCCGTCGAAAATGCGCAAACCAACCAGGTGATGTTTGTTGCGCAGGATGCCTTGCAGCAGGTCATTCATGCGAAAGGGGGCATAGACAAAGCCGATGATGGCGGCCCGACGCTCTGCGACCGTATGCAGGGGGTGTGATTTTTTGTAGACCGGCAGATAGATCAGGCAGCCGGCCTGTTTGTCTGCTTCGGTTTCCTGGACCAGGGTCACCTTGCCGGAGAGGGCGGCATGTCCGGAATCGCGTGCCTGTTCCATGGCGGTGCGGCGCACGGGTTCGGAAAACATGTCATAGCCGAAGGCCCGCAGATTGCGTTTTTCAAAGGGTTCAAGATAGGTGATCGAGCTGTAGATTTCTCTGCTGCCCTCGGGACGGAGACGATAGTCGGGAAAGCCTTCGGCACGCAGGGATTGTTCATGCGCTGCCAGCTCTGCCGGACGGATGAAAACGGACCAGCCAAAGCCCTGGATGCCAGGATAGAGCCTGGCAACATGAAGACTTTCGACAAAGGTGCGCCACTCCTGCCGGGTCACATGGTCGCTGGCATCCAGCAGGGCGACGCCACTGCGCAGGATTTGCTCATAGGCCTGCATGCGGTTCAGGATGGCCGATCTGTGTTCGGTCACTTCGCCGGCAAAATGGACTTTGGCCCGGGTCAGGGCTTCATCATGAAAAATCTGCCAACCGGCCAGTGTGGCCCACAGGCTCAGGCCGGAAATCAGCCATGGAACGAGTCGGGACAGGCCTGAAGGGGATGACAGGTTTGCCATGTTCATGGACACCCATATTGTCTTGATCAGGTCACGGCAGCATACCTGGTCAGAATGTCCCGCAGGCGGCCGCTGCCGGCAAGCGGCAACGAGAGGGTGACCTGGATTTCTTCGCCGATGTCCTGTCGGCTCAGGATACGTCCTTCCCGGCACAGGCGTGCCAGCAGTGCCCCATCACTGGCTGGCAGTGTCAGGTGATACTCCTGCCATGCCTGGGTGCGGGCGGCGGCCAGTCGGGTCAGCAACAGATCAAGGCCCAGGCCGGTGCGGGCGGAAATGACGAGTGAATCCTCCCGTTCTCCAAGACGTGTTGCCTGTCCAGGATTTTCTTGCAGCATGTCGGCTTTGTTGTACAGGGTCAGCATGGGCTTGTGCTGCACGCCCAACTCCTGCAACACCTCCAGTACGGCTCTGACCTGATCGTTCCACTCGGGGTCTGCCAAATCCACGACGTGCAACAGGATGTCGGCACTGACCACC of the Magnetococcales bacterium genome contains:
- a CDS encoding phosphatidylglycerophosphatase A, producing the protein MTSKDLTPLPISLILPASPFGTKNADRWTTSSAHHLVRTPFTGGRKIAFKTANQYTDPLAMFLATWGGTGRILWAPGTIGILGAVPLYLLLRQHGEKSLLVGLLVLTILGIWAAHAAVRILGQAAPSEVVVDEVAGFLLAMLWVPFDWFWVVLGFVCFRLFDRVKPWPIVWLEQRLPGGWGVMADDLAAGICSAFVLKILVDLTA
- a CDS encoding CHASE domain-containing protein produces the protein MANLSSPSGLSRLVPWLISGLSLWATLAGWQIFHDEALTRAKVHFAGEVTEHRSAILNRMQAYEQILRSGVALLDASDHVTRQEWRTFVESLHVARLYPGIQGFGWSVFIRPAELAAHEQSLRAEGFPDYRLRPEGSREIYSSITYLEPFEKRNLRAFGYDMFSEPVRRTAMEQARDSGHAALSGKVTLVQETEADKQAGCLIYLPVYKKSHPLHTVAERRAAIIGFVYAPFRMNDLLQGILRNKHHLVGLRIFDGDTIDPESVLYDSWRGNSPGRIPGTFVHRELLTIAGHAWQMELQSTAVFDASVDREKQFIVLVGGMASSILLFAMIRNLSRSRDQAVKMAQKITADLSINESRTRAILDTAVNGIITMDTARRIITFNPAAEKIFGYTLAEVFGKNVKMLMPDPYHSEHDSYVERYIQTRKSRIIKVGGREVTGQRQDGSTFPLWLAVGEAHVGEEHIFVGCVVDITDRKQTESELLAAKNVAEEANRAKSEFLNTMSHELRTPLTVILGYLPLLGQSEKKIPTAKKLAMALTGTPEAEEFARFVQQIGNMAREMKRNGEHLLTLINDLLDISKIEAGKLTLDLQVIDAEEVVQGVLDALRVKADEKNLQLVGTLTKTHLLADATRLRQILINLVGNAIKFTDRGEVHVTMKPVEKFVEFTVMDTGIGIPAHELDHIFERFHQVDGSTTRRAGGTGLGLTITKKLVEISGGTISVVSAPGTGSTFRFTIPTREET
- a CDS encoding response regulator, yielding MARILIVDDQPDIRAVLRFRLEFADHTVDEAANGLEGMEKTLAGQYDLVLFDMHMPVMDGHEAVRELRRKGYTGRIVAVTAGVLSRDENQAMESGCSGFISKPVEENFEERIAAILQTAI